One Candidatus Acidiferrales bacterium DNA segment encodes these proteins:
- a CDS encoding class I SAM-dependent methyltransferase has protein sequence MKALDRMKGEWNARAREASRFYICSARDFTEEDFRRSGEEHAALILESVARWLPGRDGALEIGCGTGRLLGPMARHFPEVIGVDVSGEMVRQGREQLRHLLRIRLEEVDGHGSLPFPDQYFDLCYSMLVFIHLPQKEVARKYIRETFRVLKPGGIFRFQVFAVPDTLWHSVREFFTKKSTWRGCKYKPSEMDAYLKAAGFEKLDSSLVPDPGPIKKNWVLWLTARRPA, from the coding sequence GTGAAAGCGCTCGACCGTATGAAAGGGGAGTGGAACGCCCGCGCTCGCGAGGCCAGCCGCTTCTATATCTGTTCGGCTCGCGATTTTACAGAGGAGGATTTCCGCCGCTCGGGCGAGGAGCATGCCGCTCTCATCCTGGAGTCAGTGGCGCGTTGGCTGCCCGGCCGAGACGGCGCTCTCGAAATCGGTTGCGGCACCGGCCGCTTGCTGGGACCCATGGCGCGTCATTTTCCCGAAGTGATTGGCGTGGATGTATCCGGCGAAATGGTACGCCAGGGCCGCGAGCAACTGCGGCATCTCCTCCGGATTCGCCTAGAAGAGGTGGATGGTCACGGCTCCCTTCCCTTCCCCGACCAATACTTCGACCTTTGTTACTCGATGCTGGTGTTCATTCATCTTCCCCAAAAAGAGGTGGCCCGGAAGTACATCCGGGAGACTTTTCGCGTACTGAAGCCCGGGGGCATTTTTCGTTTTCAAGTTTTCGCAGTTCCGGATACGCTGTGGCACTCCGTGCGCGAATTCTTCACCAAGAAGAGCACCTGGCGCGGTTGCAAGTACAAGCCATCCGAAATGGACGCTTACCTGAAAGCGGCTGGATTTGAGAAACTCGATTCGTCGTTGGTTCCCGATCCAGGACCAATCAAGAAGAATTGGGTTCTTTGGCTGACGGCGCGCAGACCGGCTTGA
- a CDS encoding Nramp family divalent metal transporter, with translation MVTEQKSVSLPEVHATVGVPLNGRFWRRLFAFAGPAYMVSVGYMDPGNWATDIEGGARFAYQLIWVLLMSNLMAVLLQTLSARLGIVHGRDLAQACRDAYPRPVYLTLWFVCEIAIAACDLAEVLGTTIGLNLLFGIPMQWGVLLTALDTFLLLAIQRFGIRKMEAFILSLITMIGVCFILEIFLAKPDWHGVLGGFLPRLNSESLYIAIGIIGATVMPHNLYLHSALVQSRQIANGGNGKAEACRFNLIDSAIALNAAFFVNAAILVMSAAVFFRNGQMVRELQQAHQLLAPLLGTALAGTAFAVALLCAGQSSTLTGTLAGQIVMEGFLHIRLRPWVRRLLTRSIAIIPAAITIGIAGEHGTYQLLILSQVILSLQLPFAIVPLVHFTSDRERMGSFSNRVWVQVLAWLAAGIIIALNVRLVAQQMTEWAAAAGQWGWLVGLLLGTVAGGLGLLLLWLIFRPWVRRWRGLVPVAEVAGLGRLPEPRYQRIGVALENQPADKLILQHAIPVARAHQGTLILIHVVEGVSGQVFGAQAADLEAREDHAYLERVASELAAMGIKAEVDLRFGSPPAELIAAVSGKQLDLMVLGGHRHRGLADLIFGKTIDPVRHKVPIPIMTVAKPESPRRLPRP, from the coding sequence ATGGTTACTGAGCAAAAAAGCGTCTCCCTTCCGGAAGTGCACGCCACGGTCGGTGTGCCGCTCAACGGGCGGTTTTGGCGGCGGTTGTTTGCCTTTGCCGGGCCAGCTTATATGGTCAGCGTCGGCTACATGGACCCCGGCAACTGGGCGACGGACATCGAGGGAGGGGCGCGATTCGCTTACCAGTTGATCTGGGTCCTCCTGATGTCCAACTTGATGGCGGTGCTTTTGCAGACCCTTTCGGCGCGGCTGGGGATCGTCCACGGCCGGGACCTTGCTCAAGCCTGCCGGGACGCCTACCCCCGGCCCGTCTATCTTACCCTTTGGTTCGTCTGCGAAATTGCCATTGCCGCCTGTGACCTGGCTGAGGTGCTGGGCACCACGATTGGCCTCAATCTGCTTTTTGGCATTCCGATGCAATGGGGCGTGCTCCTCACCGCGCTCGATACTTTCCTGCTGCTTGCCATCCAACGCTTTGGCATCCGCAAGATGGAGGCCTTCATCCTCAGTTTGATCACGATGATTGGCGTTTGCTTTATTCTCGAGATTTTTCTGGCCAAGCCGGATTGGCACGGAGTCCTGGGCGGGTTCCTGCCGCGTCTGAATTCGGAGAGCCTCTACATTGCCATTGGCATCATCGGGGCAACGGTGATGCCCCACAACCTCTATCTTCATTCAGCGCTGGTGCAGTCGCGGCAGATTGCGAACGGCGGCAACGGCAAAGCCGAGGCCTGTCGCTTCAACCTGATTGACTCGGCCATCGCCCTGAATGCGGCCTTCTTCGTGAACGCGGCCATCCTGGTCATGTCGGCCGCCGTCTTCTTCCGCAACGGGCAGATGGTGAGGGAGCTGCAGCAGGCGCATCAACTGCTGGCTCCGCTCTTGGGGACGGCACTGGCGGGCACCGCTTTTGCGGTGGCGCTTCTTTGCGCGGGGCAATCTTCCACGCTGACGGGAACGCTTGCCGGGCAGATCGTCATGGAGGGCTTCTTGCACATTCGTCTCCGGCCCTGGGTTCGCCGGCTCCTGACCCGTTCCATCGCCATCATTCCGGCGGCCATCACCATCGGGATCGCCGGCGAGCACGGCACCTATCAGTTGCTGATCCTGAGCCAGGTCATCCTGAGCCTGCAGTTGCCCTTTGCCATCGTGCCGCTGGTCCACTTCACCAGCGACCGGGAGCGCATGGGATCATTTTCGAATCGCGTCTGGGTTCAGGTCTTGGCCTGGTTGGCCGCCGGGATTATCATTGCGTTGAACGTGCGGCTGGTGGCGCAGCAAATGACGGAATGGGCGGCAGCAGCGGGGCAGTGGGGCTGGCTGGTGGGGTTGCTGCTGGGGACAGTGGCGGGAGGTCTCGGTCTGCTCCTCCTCTGGCTTATCTTTCGCCCCTGGGTGCGCCGTTGGCGCGGCCTGGTGCCGGTGGCAGAAGTTGCTGGCTTGGGCAGACTGCCTGAGCCCCGGTATCAGCGCATCGGGGTCGCCCTGGAGAATCAACCGGCCGACAAGCTCATTCTCCAGCACGCCATCCCCGTGGCGCGCGCCCATCAAGGCACGCTCATACTGATCCACGTGGTGGAGGGCGTTTCGGGCCAGGTGTTTGGCGCTCAGGCCGCTGACCTGGAGGCGCGGGAGGATCATGCCTATTTAGAGCGCGTCGCCAGCGAGCTTGCCGCCATGGGCATCAAGGCAGAAGTGGACCTGCGATTTGGCAGCCCGCCGGCCGAATTGATCGCTGCCGTTTCGGGCAAGCAACTCGACCTCATGGTGCTGGGCGGCCACCGCCACCGGGGTCTCGCCGACCTGATCTTCGGCAAGACGATTGACCCTGTCCGTCACAAGGTCCCCATCCCGATCATGACCGTCGCCAAGCCGGAAAG
- a CDS encoding metal-dependent transcriptional regulator: MLTPSQQDYLEAVLTLSEKNRVVRVTDIARTLKVRLPTVTRAVQHLRRLGYLRQEERGPVRISHRGQAVAAALRHLHRDLIHFLVEVLGVPRQVARRDAGRMEHSLSSLSAQRLHEFLIYLTGQEERFRQRLDGFKRAGARRAGLFRRLTASRASGWRA; this comes from the coding sequence ATGTTGACACCGAGCCAGCAGGATTACCTGGAAGCGGTGCTTACCTTAAGTGAGAAGAACCGCGTAGTGCGGGTGACCGACATTGCCCGGACGTTAAAGGTGCGGCTGCCGACCGTCACCCGCGCGGTGCAACACCTGCGAAGGCTTGGCTATCTCCGGCAGGAGGAACGCGGGCCGGTCCGCATCAGCCACCGAGGGCAGGCGGTCGCCGCTGCCCTTCGCCATCTTCACCGGGACCTCATCCATTTTTTGGTGGAGGTGCTGGGAGTGCCGCGCCAGGTGGCGCGGCGTGACGCCGGCAGGATGGAACACAGCCTCAGTTCGCTTTCGGCTCAGCGCCTCCACGAGTTTCTGATTTATTTGACCGGGCAGGAGGAAAGATTCCGGCAGCGATTGGACGGGTTCAAGCGCGCCGGTGCCCGCCGGGCAGGATTGTTCCGCCGGCTGACGGCAAGCCGGGCTTCCGGCTGGCGGGCTTGA